A part of Haemorhous mexicanus isolate bHaeMex1 chromosome 25, bHaeMex1.pri, whole genome shotgun sequence genomic DNA contains:
- the BCL2L14 gene encoding apoptosis facilitator Bcl-2-like protein 14, translating into MPQWDVGGQPLGKILSLDRREAKKVLEIYVKRSLSCHENSLVAKKTPQEKDRGRGRRTDGLQRSESDFCTYSCAKPSPRKDQEERLKAPDLEETLGDDGKAPQEVPKEGLKAKRKSTKNSCQGKPQRSGSKPAWLKGFLNLFLKKSPEEQKENTGQKAKEKDVKALQGSKPEGAKKHRVDSGTSPALGRALKKKPSLKKVFSLKKHGEEERGEPGSGPRGKRPSCLPLWHVLAPAQPAEAEQPDGCYTQVSQEVVQGSESRGDTAGGCGEPPEPPSTDGIDEAIKRIVAVLRSAGDELDREVRELCQHEGGTGSLSLTTCTHLSPVQVKEDARLQLFFRDMSYSSFKNLADAYVQRELTASRPNINPQEIQFAYTVHLTATVAGICSQAVNRIMGFGTRYLEDSFAPYGKILQKREKLRTDHCDSPD; encoded by the exons ATGCCCCAGTGGGATGTGGGGGGGCAGCCGTTGGGCAAGATCCTCTCTCTGGACAGGAGAGAGGCCAAGAAAGTGCTGGAGATTTATGTCAAGCGCTCACTGAGCTGCCATGAAAACTCACTGGtggccaaaaaaaccccccaggaGAAAGACAGAGGGCGAGGGAGGAGAACAGATGGGCTACAACGGTCAGAAAGTGATTTCTGCACGTACTCATGtgccaaacccagccccaggaaggACCAGGAGGAGAGACTCAAAGCACCAGACCTGGAGGAGACTTTGGGTGATGACGGCAAAGCTCCCCAGGAGGTGCCTAAAGAGGGGCTGAAAGCCAAgaggaaaagcacaaaaaactCTTGCCAGGGCAAACCACAGCGCTCGGGTTCGAAACCAGCCTGGCTGAAAGGTTTCCTAAATCTCTTCTTGAAGAAGAGCCctgaggagcagaaggagaacacagggcaaaaagcaaaggagaaagaTGTCAAAGCTCTTCAGGGCTCCAAACCAGAAGGAGCCAAAAAACACAGAGTGGACTCTGGCACGTCCCCAGCGTTGGGGAGAGCCCTGAAGAAGAAGCCCAGCCTCAAGAAGGTTTTCTCCCTGAAGAAGCACGGGGAGGAGGAGCGGGGAGAGCCGGGATCCGGGCCGAGGGGCAAGCGCCCCAGCTGCCTTCCCCTGTGGCACGTcctggccccagcccagccag cagaggcagagcagcccgATGGATGCTacacccaggtgtcccaggaggTCGTGCAGGGCAGCGAGAGCCggggggacacagcaggagggTGTggggagcccccagagccccccagcacCGACGGGATTG ATGAAGCCATCAAGAGAATCGTTGCTGTGCTCCGGAGTGCAGGAGATGAGCTGGACAGGGAGGTGAGAGAGCT GTGTCAGCAcgagggtggcacagggagccttTCCCTCACCACGTGCACTCACCTGTCTCCCGTGCAGGTGAAGGAGGACGCGCGGCTGCAGCTGTTCTTCAGGGACATGTCCTACAGCTCCTTCAAGAACCTGGCTGATGCCTATGTCCAGAGGGAGCTGACAGCCAGCAGGCCCAACATCAACCCCCAGGAGATCCAGTTTGCCTACACGGTCCATCTCACGGCCACGGTGGCGGGGATCTGCAGCCAGGCCGTGAACAGGATCATGGGCTTCGGCACCCGCTACCTGGAGGATTCCTTTGCACCCTACGGCAAGAtcctgcag aagagagaaaagctcAGGACAGACCACTGTGACAGCCCAGACTGA